A genomic region of Microlunatus sagamiharensis contains the following coding sequences:
- a CDS encoding resuscitation-promoting factor has protein sequence MPRIGTWTAAAAATVALLAGGLSSAPAYADTPTPSATPSATPTATATGSAAPQTTTIDLRYAGQASTVSVTDAPTVADAITQLGLAVDGDDRVSPSRDTEVTEGMSLVVDVVSVTKTSKKKTVKYKTIKKKTSSMMRGKTKTVRSGRTGKVTTTTVVTTVNGESTTVVTTRVDRKVRSKIVKVGTNRLNLARMKQWNKIARCESGGNWHINTHNGYYGGLQFNLSTWKSAGGRKFAKYPHKASKNEQVHVANTLYKKRGFRPWSCKP, from the coding sequence ATGCCCAGAATCGGGACCTGGACGGCTGCTGCGGCAGCCACGGTGGCACTGCTGGCCGGAGGTCTGAGCAGCGCGCCGGCGTACGCGGACACGCCGACGCCCAGCGCGACGCCGAGCGCGACGCCGACCGCCACGGCCACCGGTTCGGCGGCCCCGCAGACGACGACGATCGACCTCCGCTACGCCGGCCAGGCCTCGACGGTGTCGGTGACCGACGCGCCGACGGTCGCCGACGCGATCACCCAGCTCGGCCTCGCGGTCGACGGTGACGACCGGGTCTCGCCGTCGCGTGACACCGAGGTCACCGAGGGCATGTCCCTCGTCGTCGACGTCGTCTCCGTCACGAAGACCAGCAAGAAGAAGACGGTCAAGTACAAGACGATCAAGAAGAAGACCTCGTCGATGATGCGGGGCAAGACGAAGACCGTCCGCAGCGGCCGCACCGGCAAGGTCACCACGACGACGGTGGTCACGACCGTCAACGGCGAGTCGACCACCGTGGTGACGACGAGGGTCGACCGCAAGGTGCGCAGCAAGATCGTCAAGGTCGGCACCAACAGGCTGAACCTGGCCCGGATGAAGCAGTGGAACAAGATCGCGCGCTGCGAGTCGGGCGGCAACTGGCACATCAACACGCACAACGGCTACTACGGCGGCCTGCAGTTCAACCTGTCGACGTGGAAGTCGGCCGGAGGGCGCAAGTTCGCGAAGTACCCGCACAAGGCCAGCAAGAACGAGCAGGTCCACGTGGCCAACACGCTCTACAAGAAGCGCGGTTTCCGCCCGTGGAGCTGCAAGCCCTGA
- a CDS encoding serine/threonine-protein kinase, with amino-acid sequence MAEPQTLLADRYRLVRQVGRGGMGVVWEARDERLERPVAVKQLRPQVGLAPEEADLAKRRAMREARITARLHHRNAVPVFDVVEHEGQPCLVMQFVPSVPLSSRLREGGPLDVPETAAVGAQVASALAAAHQLGIVHRDVKPGNVLLADDGTAMISDFGISHALGDATLTSTGLVHGTLAYLAPEVARGASSSSASDVFSLGATLYAALEGGPPFGTDSNAIALLHRVASGEFAVPEHAGPLEPVLMEMLRADPGSRPTMADVSARLSAVGAEAPESGSASEPGAEATLALPDQETPVAPEEVWTTQVRSRRRRQGPSVVPVTEQLNEQPDDQLPDAASAAPAGADRRRRGPVVALALLVVGLVVVGAVVVAGQLGGRGSGVAADPATSRPPQRSASSDASGSAGPGSGSTTSSAASTPGRSPSPSASATSASSTASLTATPSSGRPTAAELEDAVTRYYALVPDDTDEAWPLLTASYQRTTSGGRASYDRFWGQVDSVSVSKVDATPPSGVEATVTYRRSSGTAVERTSFRLVRDDGVLKIDGSTVLGRG; translated from the coding sequence GTGGCCGAGCCGCAGACGCTCCTGGCCGACCGCTACCGGCTCGTCCGCCAGGTCGGTCGCGGCGGGATGGGCGTCGTCTGGGAGGCCAGGGACGAGCGGCTCGAGCGCCCGGTCGCGGTCAAGCAGCTCCGTCCGCAGGTCGGGCTCGCGCCGGAGGAGGCCGACCTCGCCAAGCGCCGGGCCATGCGTGAGGCGCGCATCACCGCGCGCCTCCACCACCGCAACGCGGTGCCCGTCTTCGACGTGGTCGAGCACGAGGGGCAGCCGTGCCTGGTCATGCAGTTCGTGCCCTCGGTGCCGCTCTCGAGCCGGTTGCGCGAGGGCGGTCCGCTGGACGTGCCGGAGACGGCGGCCGTCGGTGCCCAGGTCGCCTCCGCCCTGGCCGCGGCGCACCAGCTCGGCATCGTCCACCGCGACGTCAAGCCGGGCAACGTCCTCCTGGCCGACGACGGCACCGCGATGATCAGCGACTTCGGGATCTCCCACGCGCTCGGCGACGCCACCCTCACCTCGACCGGGCTGGTGCACGGCACCCTCGCCTACCTGGCGCCCGAGGTCGCCCGCGGCGCGAGCTCGAGCTCGGCCTCCGACGTCTTCTCCCTCGGCGCGACGCTGTACGCCGCCCTCGAGGGCGGCCCGCCCTTCGGCACGGACAGCAACGCGATCGCGCTGCTCCACCGGGTGGCGTCGGGCGAGTTCGCCGTGCCGGAGCACGCCGGCCCGCTCGAGCCCGTGCTGATGGAGATGCTCCGCGCCGACCCCGGGTCCCGACCGACCATGGCCGACGTGTCCGCGCGGCTCTCGGCGGTCGGGGCGGAGGCACCGGAGTCGGGGTCAGCGTCGGAGCCGGGAGCCGAGGCCACGCTCGCGCTGCCGGACCAGGAGACCCCGGTGGCCCCCGAGGAGGTCTGGACGACCCAGGTCCGCTCCCGGCGACGTCGCCAGGGGCCGTCCGTGGTGCCCGTGACGGAGCAGCTGAACGAGCAGCCGGACGACCAGCTGCCGGACGCGGCGTCGGCGGCGCCGGCCGGAGCGGACCGCCGGCGCCGGGGGCCGGTCGTGGCGCTGGCCCTGCTCGTCGTCGGGCTGGTCGTGGTCGGCGCCGTCGTCGTCGCGGGGCAGCTCGGCGGCCGTGGCTCCGGGGTGGCCGCCGATCCTGCGACCTCCCGCCCACCGCAGCGGTCGGCGTCGTCGGACGCGTCCGGCTCGGCGGGGCCCGGCTCCGGGAGCACCACCTCGTCCGCCGCGAGCACCCCGGGGCGCTCGCCGTCGCCGTCCGCGTCGGCGACGTCCGCCTCGTCCACCGCCTCGCTCACCGCGACGCCGAGCTCTGGCCGGCCGACCGCCGCGGAGCTCGAGGACGCGGTCACCCGCTACTACGCGCTGGTCCCCGACGACACCGACGAGGCCTGGCCGCTCCTGACGGCGAGCTACCAGCGCACGACCTCCGGCGGCCGCGCGTCGTACGACCGCTTCTGGGGCCAGGTCGACAGCGTCTCCGTCAGCAAGGTCGACGCCACGCCGCCCTCGGGTGTCGAGGCCACGGTCACCTACCGCCGCTCCAGCGGGACGGCGGTGGAACGGACCTCGTTCCGCCTCGTCCGTGACGACGGGGTCCTGAAGATCGACGGGTCGACGGTGCTCGGCCGGGGCTGA
- a CDS encoding carbohydrate ABC transporter permease: MTTTAARVEPAAETTSTAGPGRRRESSGLNRPGVPESLLKLVVLGFAVLVVVVPFLGIVSTSLSSKEHLDAEGGFVLWPDAVSLEAYRSVLSGGVVTRALVVSIGVTVVGTLLSLLVTSMLAYALSRPGSFGSRPALLVVLLSLLFSPGLLPVYLTVRGLGLIDTFAALVLPVLVSGFNVIVLRSFFMGIPAEVLESARVDGAGDWQTFTRIVAPLSKAVLAVVGLFYGVGYWNAFFGALIYLNDQSRWPLTLVLRTYVLNNTQLSAGDLSAGAESLPAQPALQMAMLLVSIVPILIVYPFLQRHFTKGVITGAVKG, encoded by the coding sequence ATGACCACCACCGCCGCCCGCGTCGAGCCCGCGGCCGAGACCACCTCCACCGCCGGCCCGGGTCGACGCCGCGAGTCCTCGGGGCTGAACCGGCCCGGCGTGCCCGAGTCGCTGCTCAAGCTCGTCGTCCTCGGCTTCGCCGTGCTGGTCGTCGTGGTGCCCTTCCTCGGCATCGTCTCCACGAGCCTGTCGAGCAAGGAGCACCTGGACGCCGAGGGCGGTTTCGTCCTGTGGCCGGACGCGGTGAGCCTCGAGGCGTACCGCTCGGTCCTCAGCGGCGGGGTCGTGACCCGGGCGCTGGTGGTGAGCATCGGCGTGACCGTCGTGGGGACCCTGCTGAGCCTGCTCGTGACGTCGATGCTGGCGTACGCCCTGAGCCGGCCCGGGAGCTTCGGCTCGCGTCCCGCCCTGCTGGTGGTGCTGCTCAGCCTGCTGTTCTCCCCCGGCCTGCTGCCGGTCTACCTGACGGTCCGCGGACTCGGCCTGATCGACACCTTCGCAGCCCTGGTGCTGCCCGTCCTGGTCAGCGGATTCAACGTCATCGTGCTGCGGTCCTTCTTCATGGGCATCCCCGCCGAGGTGCTCGAGAGCGCCCGCGTCGACGGCGCCGGCGACTGGCAGACCTTCACCCGCATCGTCGCCCCGCTGTCCAAGGCCGTGCTCGCTGTGGTCGGGCTCTTCTACGGCGTCGGCTACTGGAACGCCTTCTTCGGCGCCCTGATCTACCTCAACGACCAGAGCCGCTGGCCGCTGACGCTGGTGCTGCGGACGTACGTCCTCAACAACACCCAGCTCTCGGCCGGGGACCTGTCCGCCGGGGCCGAGTCGCTGCCCGCCCAGCCGGCGCTGCAGATGGCGATGCTGCTGGTCTCGATCGTGCCGATCCTGATCGTCTACCCCTTCCTCCAGCGGCACTTCACCAAGGGCGTCATCACCGGCGCCGTGAAGGGCTGA
- a CDS encoding DUF4097 family beta strand repeat-containing protein — protein sequence MPTYPTPHPIDLAVDLQVGALEVVAGDREDTVVTVLPTNPDKEADRRGAEGTRVELVGDRLTVVTPKPRFSLVGPSESVDVRVELPSGSRLTAEVALGAVRSSGRLGATRVKAASGRAQLGTTGDLWLRAGHGSATVEAAEGTVEITADHGAITVGRLGGDALLKASHGSVTVGESTGDLEARLSYGDLEVTRALGSVTARTAYGSIALHEVSSGSVEADSGYGEIVVGVRDGVPAWLDLASKIGRVRNELDADRAPAAGDQAVAVRVRTQFGDIGVHRSPER from the coding sequence ATGCCCACCTATCCCACCCCGCACCCGATCGACCTCGCCGTCGACCTCCAGGTAGGAGCCCTCGAGGTCGTCGCCGGCGACCGCGAGGACACCGTCGTCACGGTCCTCCCGACCAACCCGGACAAGGAGGCCGACCGCCGCGGCGCCGAGGGCACCCGGGTCGAGCTGGTCGGCGACCGCCTCACGGTGGTCACCCCGAAGCCGCGCTTCAGCCTCGTCGGCCCGAGCGAGTCGGTCGACGTCCGCGTCGAGCTGCCGAGCGGCTCTCGCCTGACCGCCGAGGTCGCCCTCGGCGCCGTGCGCTCGTCCGGCCGGCTGGGGGCGACCCGGGTCAAGGCCGCGTCGGGACGCGCGCAGCTCGGCACCACCGGCGACCTCTGGCTCCGCGCCGGCCACGGGTCCGCCACGGTCGAAGCCGCCGAGGGCACGGTCGAGATCACCGCCGACCACGGCGCGATCACGGTCGGCCGCCTGGGCGGCGACGCGCTGCTCAAGGCCTCGCACGGCAGCGTCACCGTGGGGGAGTCGACGGGCGACCTCGAGGCCAGGCTCTCCTACGGCGACCTCGAGGTCACCCGCGCCCTCGGCTCGGTGACCGCCAGGACGGCGTACGGCAGCATCGCGCTGCACGAGGTGTCGAGCGGCTCGGTCGAGGCCGACAGCGGCTACGGCGAGATCGTCGTCGGCGTGCGCGACGGCGTGCCGGCCTGGCTCGACCTGGCGTCGAAGATCGGGCGCGTCCGCAACGAGCTCGACGCCGACCGCGCCCCCGCCGCGGGCGACCAGGCCGTCGCCGTCCGCGTCAGGACCCAGTTCGGCGACATCGGGGTGCACCGCTCACCCGAGCGCTGA
- a CDS encoding Gfo/Idh/MocA family oxidoreductase, whose translation MTDAAVRFGLVGYGFGGRYFHAPLIEGAPGATLAGVVTRSPERRAEVEAEHPGVAVFDTVDALVAAGVDAVAVSTPAATHSEVTDDLLRRGVPVVCDKPFALDADAARASVELAEREGVLLSPYQNRRWDSDLLTVRRVLAEGGLGEVLRFESAFERWSPDLAPPVAGAGLLRDFGSHLVDQALFLFGPVVRVYAETREVEPGFENDFRLLLQHEGGMRTHLSGAWRQSATGPRFRVTGTEGTFVVTAAMDGQEEALVAGRTPTSEGDDWGREPQEAWGTLHRGDEHETVESERGRWDSYYAQFAAAVRGEGGVPVDPWDAVATATVIDTARRSAVEGTTVDVPPVRR comes from the coding sequence GTGACAGACGCGGCGGTGAGGTTCGGGCTGGTCGGCTACGGGTTCGGGGGGCGTTACTTCCACGCGCCGCTGATCGAGGGCGCACCCGGCGCGACGCTCGCCGGGGTGGTCACCCGGTCGCCCGAGCGGCGGGCCGAGGTCGAGGCCGAGCACCCGGGCGTGGCCGTCTTCGACACCGTCGACGCGCTCGTCGCGGCCGGCGTGGACGCGGTCGCGGTCAGCACACCGGCCGCCACGCACTCCGAGGTCACCGACGACCTCCTGCGCCGCGGGGTCCCGGTCGTCTGCGACAAGCCCTTCGCCCTGGACGCGGACGCGGCCCGGGCCAGCGTCGAGCTCGCCGAGCGCGAGGGCGTGCTCCTCAGCCCCTACCAGAACCGTCGCTGGGACTCCGACCTGCTGACCGTGCGCCGCGTGCTGGCCGAGGGCGGGCTCGGCGAGGTCCTCCGGTTCGAGTCCGCCTTCGAGCGGTGGTCCCCCGACCTCGCCCCGCCGGTCGCGGGCGCCGGCCTGCTCCGCGACTTCGGCAGCCACCTCGTCGACCAGGCGCTGTTCCTCTTCGGGCCCGTCGTGCGGGTGTACGCGGAGACCCGCGAGGTCGAGCCGGGCTTCGAGAACGACTTCCGCCTGCTGCTGCAGCACGAGGGCGGGATGCGCACGCACCTGTCCGGGGCCTGGCGCCAGAGCGCCACGGGACCGCGGTTCCGGGTCACCGGCACCGAGGGGACGTTCGTCGTCACCGCGGCGATGGACGGTCAGGAGGAGGCGCTCGTCGCCGGGCGCACCCCGACGAGCGAGGGCGACGACTGGGGCCGGGAGCCGCAGGAGGCGTGGGGCACGCTCCACCGCGGCGACGAGCACGAGACCGTCGAGAGCGAGAGGGGCCGTTGGGACTCCTACTACGCGCAGTTCGCCGCGGCCGTCCGCGGCGAGGGAGGTGTGCCGGTGGACCCGTGGGACGCGGTCGCCACGGCCACGGTCATCGACACCGCGCGCCGCAGCGCCGTGGAGGGCACCACGGTCGACGTGCCGCCAGTCCGGCGCTAG
- a CDS encoding YlcI/YnfO family protein — translation MDLGTYVGDLQRQLAAAANGGTEETRVAAERLVTQLDAAVRVVLLDALSAAAGEITRDLAPGSVDLRLRGREVDLVVSAPSADPGAEDRPAAAADLDDTSTSRTTLRLPDALKAQVDEAAAADGVSVNAWLVRAVASALQPRQRRAAHRNRSGGDSFAGWAR, via the coding sequence ATGGATCTCGGGACGTACGTCGGTGACCTCCAGCGCCAGCTCGCCGCGGCCGCCAATGGCGGTACGGAGGAGACGCGGGTGGCCGCCGAGCGCCTGGTGACCCAGCTCGACGCCGCCGTGCGCGTGGTGCTCCTCGACGCGCTGTCCGCGGCCGCCGGGGAGATCACCCGCGACCTCGCTCCCGGCTCGGTGGACCTCCGCCTGCGCGGCCGCGAGGTGGACCTCGTGGTGAGTGCGCCGAGCGCCGACCCCGGCGCCGAGGACCGGCCCGCCGCGGCGGCCGACCTCGACGACACCAGCACGTCGCGCACCACGCTCCGGCTGCCCGACGCCCTCAAGGCGCAGGTCGACGAGGCGGCAGCCGCGGACGGCGTCTCCGTCAACGCCTGGCTCGTCCGGGCGGTGGCGTCGGCGCTGCAGCCCAGGCAGCGTCGCGCCGCCCACCGGAACCGCTCCGGCGGCGACAGCTTCGCGGGGTGGGCGCGCTAG
- a CDS encoding aldo/keto reductase: MTDYTEPSVPLGEHAMPLLGFGTWQIENDDAPQATSTALELGYRHIDTATGYGNEAGIGTALADSGLDRDSLFITTKLPPDHAGRERQTIEESLTKLGLDRVDLWLVHWPPNGQASPEVWAEVVKAQQDGLATHIGVSNYSLDQIDELVSATGVTPAVNQIRWSPGVYDPAVAAGLSERGVVLEGYSPFKASNLDDPTLVRIAEAHDATAAQVIVAWHVAHGFVVIPKSARRERIEANAAGARLRLSADEVTAIDGLAA; this comes from the coding sequence GTGACCGACTACACCGAACCATCCGTCCCGCTGGGCGAGCACGCGATGCCGCTGCTCGGCTTCGGCACCTGGCAGATCGAGAACGACGACGCGCCCCAGGCGACGTCGACGGCGCTCGAGCTGGGCTACCGCCACATCGACACCGCCACCGGCTACGGCAACGAGGCCGGCATCGGCACCGCGCTCGCAGACTCCGGCCTCGACCGTGACTCCCTGTTCATCACGACCAAGCTGCCCCCCGACCACGCCGGTCGCGAGCGGCAGACGATCGAGGAGAGCCTGACCAAGCTCGGGCTCGACCGGGTCGACCTGTGGCTGGTGCACTGGCCGCCGAACGGCCAGGCGTCGCCCGAGGTCTGGGCCGAGGTGGTCAAGGCCCAGCAGGACGGCCTGGCCACGCACATCGGGGTGAGCAACTACTCGCTCGACCAGATCGACGAGCTCGTCAGCGCGACGGGCGTGACCCCGGCGGTCAACCAGATCCGCTGGAGCCCGGGCGTCTACGACCCGGCGGTCGCCGCCGGCCTGTCCGAGCGCGGCGTGGTCCTCGAGGGCTACAGCCCGTTCAAGGCGAGCAACCTCGACGACCCGACGCTGGTCCGGATCGCGGAGGCGCACGACGCGACCGCGGCGCAGGTGATCGTGGCCTGGCACGTCGCGCACGGCTTCGTCGTGATCCCCAAGTCGGCCCGGCGCGAGCGCATCGAGGCCAACGCCGCCGGCGCGCGGCTCCGGCTCAGCGCCGACGAGGTCACGGCGATCGACGGCCTCGCGGCCTGA
- a CDS encoding twin-arginine translocation signal domain-containing protein, producing the protein MTAHAGAMDRRRFLGLTGAAGLALGTTQLAGCGTPPSPQDLGPPVAPPTYRPRTGLPKPDIAGTSDGVIPSSYFSYPADPVRTVSATPGDGRPVTILTETFSSIPPAVDRNSVWSNLNARLGSPLQIQIVPQSDFGVKYATTVAGDALPDMFFASPTPDFPRTPELMAAKALDLSEHLAGDAILAYPNLANIPTSCWDVGRFDGRIYGLPSPRGAVSSGIVYRRDDLLRAKGITEEPQSFADFRALCVEVNDPRSSTWALTSPALQFLRNMLDIPNFWRWKDGAMQSWWTDPGQEQALDAARGLFADGFVNPDAFTASASPKTWFGTGKAYFTADAFTAWPSYYASYGDTEGFAVDGYEIPAFDGGGKGTLWLSFPSFGFSAISKDAADRVEALLRIADYLAAPFGSVEYLAAKYGVEGPDFALEDGNIVPTKSGTAAAQLGLKYLVDAPQVNFVPGNADAARACDRLLRELVPRATANDAVYLYSRTAADRFAQSQTRFTALETDIMQGRKPVSAWREESDAWWKRYGRQMSEELGQAYVDAGRG; encoded by the coding sequence ATGACCGCGCACGCCGGCGCCATGGACCGCCGCCGCTTCCTGGGCCTGACCGGCGCCGCGGGCCTGGCGCTCGGCACGACCCAGCTCGCGGGCTGCGGCACGCCGCCCTCCCCGCAGGACCTCGGCCCGCCCGTGGCACCGCCCACCTACCGACCCCGGACGGGGCTGCCGAAACCGGACATCGCGGGGACCAGCGACGGGGTGATCCCGAGCTCGTACTTCAGCTATCCCGCCGACCCGGTGCGGACCGTCTCCGCCACCCCCGGCGACGGACGTCCGGTCACGATCCTGACCGAGACCTTCTCCTCGATCCCGCCCGCCGTCGACCGGAACTCGGTCTGGTCGAACCTCAACGCACGGCTGGGCAGCCCGCTGCAGATCCAGATCGTCCCGCAGAGCGACTTCGGGGTGAAGTACGCGACGACCGTGGCCGGCGACGCGCTGCCCGACATGTTCTTCGCCAGCCCCACGCCGGACTTCCCACGGACGCCCGAGCTGATGGCGGCGAAGGCGCTCGACCTGTCCGAGCACCTCGCCGGCGACGCGATCCTCGCCTACCCCAACCTCGCGAACATCCCGACGTCCTGCTGGGACGTCGGCCGCTTCGACGGCCGGATCTACGGGCTGCCGTCCCCGCGCGGGGCGGTGTCGTCGGGCATCGTCTACCGCCGCGACGACCTGCTGAGGGCCAAGGGCATCACCGAGGAACCGCAGAGCTTCGCCGACTTCCGCGCCCTGTGCGTGGAGGTGAACGACCCGCGAAGCAGCACCTGGGCGCTGACCTCCCCCGCGCTGCAGTTCCTCCGCAACATGCTGGACATCCCCAACTTCTGGCGTTGGAAGGACGGCGCCATGCAGAGCTGGTGGACCGACCCCGGGCAGGAGCAGGCCCTCGACGCGGCCCGCGGCCTCTTCGCCGACGGCTTCGTGAACCCGGACGCCTTCACCGCCTCGGCCAGCCCCAAGACCTGGTTCGGCACCGGCAAGGCGTACTTCACCGCCGACGCCTTCACCGCCTGGCCGTCCTACTACGCCTCGTACGGCGACACCGAGGGCTTCGCGGTCGACGGCTACGAGATCCCGGCCTTCGACGGCGGCGGGAAGGGCACGCTCTGGCTGAGCTTCCCGTCGTTCGGGTTCTCGGCGATCTCCAAGGACGCGGCCGACCGCGTCGAGGCCCTGCTGCGGATCGCCGACTACCTGGCCGCGCCGTTCGGCAGCGTCGAGTACCTGGCCGCCAAGTACGGCGTCGAGGGCCCCGACTTCGCGCTCGAGGACGGGAACATCGTGCCGACCAAGAGCGGCACGGCCGCGGCCCAGCTCGGGCTGAAGTACCTCGTCGACGCGCCGCAGGTGAACTTCGTCCCGGGCAACGCCGACGCCGCCCGGGCGTGCGACCGGCTGCTGCGTGAGCTCGTCCCCCGCGCCACCGCCAACGACGCCGTCTACCTCTACTCCCGCACCGCGGCCGACCGCTTCGCGCAGTCGCAGACCCGCTTCACCGCGCTGGAGACCGACATCATGCAGGGCCGCAAGCCGGTCAGCGCCTGGCGGGAGGAATCCGACGCCTGGTGGAAGCGCTACGGCCGCCAGATGAGCGAGGAGCTCGGTCAGGCGTACGTCGACGCCGGTCGCGGCTGA
- a CDS encoding ABC transporter permease: MSSVAARPRLGWRARLRRDRVLVLMAVPGIAALLLFHYLPLLGNVIAFEDYQPFLGILGSEWVGLEKFSILVNGDPAFVNAVKNTLVLTLVQVIFVFPAPIMLALMINSLMSDRLRRIVQNVLYLPHFLSWVVVVAIFQQLLGGSGLLNSFLRSRGAETLEIIGNPDLFIGLLTSQVVWKDSGWATILFLAALSQVDQSLYEASAIDGASRSRQLWHVTLPALKGVIILLLILRLGDSLNVGFEQIILQQKAVGSEASEVIDTYVFNYGILGSDWGTSAAVGLVKGVIATILVVGANKVAHVFGEDGVYRA, encoded by the coding sequence GTGAGCAGCGTGGCGGCACGACCGAGGCTGGGCTGGCGGGCCCGGCTGCGCCGTGACCGGGTGCTGGTGCTCATGGCCGTCCCCGGCATCGCGGCCCTGCTGCTCTTCCACTACCTGCCGCTGCTCGGCAACGTGATCGCCTTCGAGGACTACCAGCCCTTCCTCGGGATCCTCGGCAGCGAGTGGGTCGGCCTCGAGAAGTTCTCGATCCTGGTCAACGGCGACCCCGCCTTCGTCAACGCCGTGAAGAACACGCTGGTCCTGACGCTGGTCCAGGTGATCTTCGTCTTCCCTGCGCCGATCATGCTCGCGCTCATGATCAACAGCCTGATGTCGGACCGGCTGCGGCGCATCGTGCAGAACGTCCTCTACCTCCCCCACTTCCTGTCCTGGGTCGTGGTGGTGGCCATCTTCCAGCAGCTGCTCGGCGGCAGCGGACTGCTCAACAGCTTCCTGCGCAGCCGTGGCGCCGAGACGCTGGAAATCATCGGCAACCCCGACCTGTTCATCGGCCTGCTGACGAGCCAGGTGGTCTGGAAGGACTCGGGCTGGGCGACGATCCTCTTCCTCGCCGCCCTGTCGCAGGTCGACCAGTCGCTGTACGAGGCCTCCGCGATCGACGGCGCCAGCCGCTCGCGCCAGCTCTGGCACGTGACGCTGCCCGCGCTCAAGGGCGTGATCATCCTGCTGCTGATCCTGCGCCTCGGGGACTCGCTGAACGTGGGCTTCGAACAGATCATCCTGCAGCAGAAGGCGGTCGGGTCCGAGGCCAGCGAGGTGATCGACACCTACGTCTTCAACTACGGCATCCTCGGCAGCGACTGGGGCACCTCGGCCGCGGTCGGCCTGGTCAAGGGCGTCATCGCGACGATCCTCGTGGTCGGGGCGAACAAGGTGGCGCACGTCTTCGGCGAGGACGGGGTCTACCGCGCATGA